From a single Pleurodeles waltl isolate 20211129_DDA chromosome 8, aPleWal1.hap1.20221129, whole genome shotgun sequence genomic region:
- the LOC138249614 gene encoding uncharacterized protein — protein sequence MSSSLLEQPFIGASPLKQPFISESPLEQPFTGASPQEQPFISASPLEQPFISASPLEQPFISVSPLEEPFIGASPLEQPFMSVTPLEQPFIGASPLEQPFVRESPLEQPFIGASPLEQPFISVSPLEQPFTGASLLEQPFTGAYSLEQPFISASPLEQPFISISPLEQPFIGASPLEQPFMSESPLEQPFIGASPLEQPFVRESPLEQPFIGASPLEQPFISVSPLEQPFTGASLLEQPFTGAYSLEQPFISASPLEQPFISISPLEQPFIGASPLEQPFMSESPLEQPFIGASPLEQPFISASPLEQPLTGASLLEQPFTGAYSLEQPFISASPLEQSFTGASLLEQPFVGASHLEQPFISTSPLEQPFTGASLLEQSFVCASHLEQPFISESPLEQPFTGPSPLEQPFIASFHIEQPFVGSSSLEQPLMSASPLECHLSVPPL from the coding sequence ATGAGTTCATCCCTTCTAGAACAGCCATTTATCGGTGCATCCCCTCTAAAACAGCCATTTATCAGCGAATCCCCTCTAGAACAACCATTTACTGGTGCATCCCCTCAAGAACAGCCATTTATCAGTGCATCTCCTCTAGAACAGCCATTTATCAGTGCATCCCCTCTAGAACAGCCATTTATCAGTGTATCTCCTCTAGAAGAGCCATTTATCGGTGCATCCCCTCTAGAACAGCCATTTATGAGTGTAACTCCTCTAGAACAGCCATTTATCGGTGCATCCCCTCTAGAACAGCCATTTGTGCGTGAATCCCCTCTAGAACAGCCATTTATTGGTGCATCCCCTCTAGAACAGCCATTTATCAGTGTATCCCCTCTAGAACAGCCATTTACTGGTGCATCACTTCTAGAACAGCCATTCACGGGTGCATACTCTCTAGAGCAGCCATTTATCAGTGCATCCCCTCTAGAACAGCCATTTATCAGTATATCTCCTCTAGAACAGCCATTTATCGGTGCATCCCCTCTAGAACAGCCATTTATGAGTGAATCCCCTCTAGAACAGCCATTTATCGGTGCATCCCCTCTAGAACAGCCATTTGTGCGTGAATCCCCTCTAGAACAGCCATTTATTGGTGCATCCCCTCTAGAACAGCCATTTATCAGTGTATCCCCTCTAGAACAGCCATTTACTGGTGCATCACTTCTAGAACAGCCATTCACGGGTGCATACTCTCTAGAGCAGCCATTTATCAGTGCATCCCCTCTAGAACAGCCATTTATCAGTATATCTCCTCTAGAACAGCCATTTATCGGTGCATCCCCTCTAGAACAGCCATTTATGAGTGAATCCCCTCTAGAACAGCCATTTATCGGTGCATCCCCTCTAGAACAGCCATTTATCAGTGCATCCCCTCTAGAACAGCCACTTACTGGTGCATCACTTCTAGAACAGCCATTTACGGGTGCATACTCTCTAGAGCAGCCATTTATTAGTGCATCCCCTCTAGAACAGTCATTTACTGGTGCATCACTTCTAGAACAACCATTTGTCGGTGCATCCCATCTGGAGCAGCCATTTATCAGTACATCCCCTCTAGAGCAGCCATTTACAGGTGCATCACTTCTAGAACAATCATTTGTCTGTGCATCCCATCTGGAACAGCCATTTATCAGTGAATCCCCTCTAGAGCAGCCATTTACAGGTCCATCCCCTCTAGAACAGCCATTTATCGCTTCATTCCATATAGAGCAGCCATTTGTTGGTTCATCATCTCTAGAACAGCCACTTATGAGTGCATCCCCTCTAGAGTGCCATTTATCGGTGCCTCCCCTCTAG